One part of the Falco peregrinus isolate bFalPer1 chromosome 14, bFalPer1.pri, whole genome shotgun sequence genome encodes these proteins:
- the LOC129785674 gene encoding uncharacterized protein LOC129785674, with protein MMEGNCPKDQVVAAMQEDTNPSWQRVATSPLLDAKGKQGGLAAVFPTRLPESPMEPSQEGPMDTSEESPLKGCSQGPHKGLPEGPQQILLNSPLASPPTAPQHHPPRMAQLVEEVLRRQPQVILTRLPPPPGISSCRVVPRSGRAAGKQAKRPTLADTLGMPEMSPWGSMPPKKRKKMVVCPVAKSSKTLWEGKPHRDATAVGCSGEQGGSSKQRPSNSDYVPTKRARTLRNTGRQGAPHCPSRR; from the coding sequence ATGATGGAGGGCAACTGTCCCAAGGACCAAGTGGTGGCCGCAATGCAGGAGGACACCAACCCCTCCTGGCAGAGGGTGGCAACATCCCCCTTGCTGGACGCCAAAGGcaagcagggtgggctggcagcgGTCTTCCCCACCCGGCTGCCAGAGAGCCCCATGGAGCCCTCTCAGGAGGGTCCTATGGACACTTCAGAGGAGAGCCCCTTGAAGGGATGCTCACAGGGTCCCCACAAGGGTCTCCCAGAGGGTCCTCAGCAGATCCTGCTGAATAGTCCCCTGGCCAGCCCCCCGACTGCACCCCAGCATCATCCGCCCCGCATGGCCcagctggtggaggaggtgCTGCGGAGGCAGCCCCAGGTCATTTTGACCCGCTTGCCACCACCACCGGGCATCTCCTCCTGCCGGGTGGTGCCCAGatcaggcagggctgctggtaaACAGGCCAAGCGCCCCACATTGGCTGACACCCTCGGGATGCCAGAGATGTCCCCATGGGGCAGCATGCCAcccaagaagaggaagaagatggtgGTGTGCCCGGTggcaaaaagctccaaaacccTCTGGGAGGGGAAGCCACACAGGGATGCCACGGCAGTGGGCTgtagtggggagcaggggggcagcagcaagcagaggccATCCAATAGCGACTACGTGCCCACCAAGCGAGCCagaaccctgaggaacaccgGGAGACAAGGTGCTCCACACTGCCCCAGTCGCCGTTGA